The window CATCACCTTCCCTCACAACTTAGTACATTAAATCAGCTCCAGCTGGATTTGGGGTTAAGCTAACGTTTGCATGCTACCATTAGCTTATTATTATCTCTGAGGCGCTGCAGATTTGCAGTTGTTCTTCCTTCTTTCATTGATgatatttcaaatatatataacatataagcACGTTAACCCACTGTCCCGCAGGGACTCGTCTTCGTGGGCACCTCGGAGGGCGTGACCTCCGTCCCCGTGGCGCGCTGCTCCATCTACGCAACCTGCGCTCAGTGCGTCCTGGCCAGAGACCCCCTGTGCGGGTGGAGccgggccgccgccgcctgcaCCGGCCTGGAGGGGCGTGGCCAGGACCTGTATGTGAAAAGGCTAAAAACAAGTGCCTCTGTggtctgcacccccccccccccccccccgttaagtTAAGTCCCCATTGTGTTCAGTGATGTGTTCAGTGATGTGTTCAGTGATGTGTTCTCTGCTGGTTCGCTCCTCAGGGCTCAAGACCTGACGGGGGGAGACGTGGAGGAACAATGCCGAGAGGCACCCGGGGCGGCGCCGGTCCAAGGTTAGGACTTCTTCAGCTGGAGCTCACGCTGAAGCCTGGTTTTTACACTCACATCCTCCTGTGTTTTAGAAACATGCAAATATGCAAATTGTTATTCAGTGGTTTAAGCCGATGACAAATCGATATTGGTGTTAGATAATATCAATAAATATGCAATATTTGTAACTCCAAATAGCCACCAGACATGGGACAGAATGCCCAACAAAGGAGGCCATTTTTGCACTTGGAGATAATATGAGGATCCTCCCGCCCGCCtgtgagctaaatgctaacatctgTGTTAGCATTCACAAGTGATGCTTCATTTCACCACAATCCATCCAAAAGCTGTGGACATATTTCACCACAAGAAGCTGATGATCATTCTCAGGATTTATTGTTCGGGCGGTATGAATATTGGCACCAGATTTGATGTTAAGCCCTCGAGGAGCTTCACTCCTCAGATGGCGGCAGAGTAAAGGGGTGAAAGGGATTAACTGACCTTCTCATTTTGTGACAGAAGTCAACGTCCATTCCAACGAGGCAGTGAGGCTCCGTTGCGTGAAACCCTCCAACCTGGCCACCCTGACCTGGACCTCCTCGCGCTTCAAAGTCCTGCCGAGGAACCTCTTCATCACGTCGGCCGACGGCGGCCTGAGCTTCCTCGCCTCCGCCGAGACCGTGGGGTCCTACGGCTGCGTGGCGCAGGAAGCCGGCCACCAGGAGGTGGTGGCGAGCTACGAGGTGCGGCGGCTCGAGGACCACCTGACCACGGTCGGCCAGGTGGTCCTCCCCACCGACCGTGGTCAGGTGGTCCTCGCCACCAAGGAGCCAAAGACTACGTACCTTGAGGTCGACCCgacggaggaggcggggcttctgTTCACCACCGATTCAAGCCGCCTGACGCCTTCCGGTCCGACGGACAACTCGCTGATCCTCGCCGTGACTGAGGCAAGAACCGCACAGCTTGGGGAGCAGGCGCCGAAGAAGAGCCTGGTGGGAGGGAGGAGCTACCACGGTGAGCTGGTCGTGGTCTCCGTCCTGCTGGCATCCTGCGTCCTTGTCCTGGCGCTCGCCAGCCTCTGGGAGTGGCGCCGCAGGAGAGCCGGCCCCCCGGGAGAAGGCGGTGAAACCAGGGGATGGATGGAGACCGTTCCCTCGCTGAGCGGCCCGGAGAAGGAGGCGATAGAGTGACCTCCTCTTCTGTAGTTGCGTCACTCAAATCCAGAGAAAGATTCTCACAAGCGATGTTACACAACCTCCTGGGTGATCAAGCAATCCCAGGCTGCTGTGtctagcctagcttagcatagcctagcttagcctagcatagTTTATCTTAGCTTAGACTGGGCATTCTGACAGTCTAAGATACCTGTCATGTGAGGTCTTCTGTTTATAATTAGaaaataaacctgaaccaggacattttagaacATTTCATAATATAATCATAAAATAATTTTAGATCGTAAATAGGATTTTTCATCAACTTTGaactttaaatgtttaatctatttttagttgttttaatAACTCGTTAATTGAAATCAGACTCCTAGTGGGATAAGGATtaactttatgttttttttttatctgacagCTTTGTTAAATGTTGAAACTTTTATTAAATGATGTATTTAAATTAGGATTAGCATTAATGACTATTGAATCCTGTGTATTTTATGTAATGAGATCATTACTGTGTGAGACTGAATGTAAACACACTGAGGTGTGAGAGCTGCTGTGAATGTAAGAAGGTACAAgattatttaattcaattcaatttcaattcattttattttgtacagcccaaaatcgcaaattactaattagcctcagagggctaaTCATCAGATCTCTTTATTGTTCTCCTGTTTCTCTACAAACATTGTTAAACATGTTCAAACATTAAAACCATAAATGGTAAATATGTGGAACATTTGTTGTCACATGACATTtatctgatgcttttatccaaagccacttacaataagttCATTTCAACCcgtaaggaaacaaactcagaagttTCATGAAATAAGCCAATTTATAACTTATTATGATGTTTTTAACATCTAAATGACTTGCTGTTATGGACCGATTCATTATCATTTATAATCACTTTACTGAACTTAATCAAAGaatatttttcttgtgtttctgtAGCGATTAAAATGTGGACTTGTTTGCATTGATATTTTAGAAATGTCGTATTTCTGTCTGAGCTCCTGGTTTCATGTGAGAGACATAAATGCAATAAAGAAACTACCAACCTACATGCATATAATATACACATTCTGGATGATGAAACACAGCCTTTATGATCAAATATGAGAGATACAATGTGTACATTTAAACAGTTTGATTATCAAAATATGAAGTAAATAATAGATTTACCTTTAATGTAATTACAATGCAATAAAATTACTACTATTACTAAAACAGTACTTTAAGTAGTTCTACAAAACTACTACTTCCACTGCTCAGCCAGGGATCAAGGCTTTTATTCTGAGCGTCCTAACCGGATGCAGATAACATTCTAACCGGATGCAGAATGTTGTAAAGAAGCTGCCGGCCGTTAGCTTGACTCGTATCCAGTAGGTTGCTACAGTTTCTCGCTATCGTGTGTTATTGTGCACACTAGTGTGCACGCGGATATTAAAATCTGTGGAGGTCGATGTGGAAAACTCTTCTTTATCCCCTATAAGTGAACATTTGTTAAATGAGTTTACTAGTAGCTGAAGTCCTTTGATGTTTGTGAAAAGTTCAGTCCCGCAAGGTCTCTGTTTACCCTAGCAGCAAGCTatcaagctagctagctagcagttAGCATGTAGCTAGAAACCAGACTACCGGTGAAAAGATAGCTGTTAGCGAGCTAGCCAGGTAACTAGCAACATGCAGGTGCTGTTCCAGTCAGTGGCCCACCTGAATCAAACATTAAACATCATTATCTAGGGTTACGTTAGAGATGTAGATGATCATAGAGAAGACAAGATGTCTTAACACCGATCAGGATTCAGTTCATGTTCGATTTAATGGATTTGTCAACATGGAGCGAAAATATCTTTCAAATATTTAACTAAATCTGAGCCACGAAGCcagtaatatataaatatgtccCAATGGAATAGTGCCATTAAATACATCCTAAATACACATTATTATCTTAATTAATCAGTCAGTGtatttaatgattttatttcataaatagacaggatttattattttctctggTGAACTCATTTTGTTCGTTTCTTACTTATTGACCTCCACGGTTCCCTCAAAAGCTGCTTTGTCACTTGTATTCCCCCTTTAGACTAGGTGTCCACAGAGGATACCCCTACCTGTCCTCCAGGTGAGGACGCAGGATGGACAAAGTGAGGAGGGTCCTGGTCCACGTCTGCAAGGACCAATCAGCGCCTCAGCGAGCTCAGTTTGTCCAGGTCAACCTCGCACACGTCCACCTTCTCTCCTTCaacagcttctccttctccttgtttGTTTACATCTCGTCCTCTTCGCCTGGTGTTGTCAGAGCGTGACGGGTCACTTCAGCGACGGAGGAGACGACGAGGTGGAGGTGAGCTGCTCTTTGGATCGGAGACAGTTTGTCCTCTCCAGAGGAGCCGGAGGACGGGGGACGCCTCTGAAGGTCAGACGCTAAATACGTCCTATTTAGAAGTTTCACCTTCGCATAAAATGTGTTCTCAAGACTCAAAGAAACTAGTCAAGAATCCCCACAGTTTAAGAGCCTCACTTCCACTGTAGAGTGCTGTGGACAGCTGAGAGGGGACAATGTCCCCCGCTGGGGACAGGCCTCAAACAACGGTACATAACATGTTTCTTCAATATTCACGTCTCCCAGAGGCCCGCCTTCTGTCCCATCAAACACCTGTCAGTCACGCAGTCGGCCGCGATCCCATTGGACGTCCAGCGGCGCGGCGTCGACGTGGGCGTGGCCATCATCCTGCAGACGGCCAATCGGAGGGTGCTGTTGACACGGCGCGCAAAGGAGCTTCGTATTTTTCCCAACGTCTGGGTCCCGCCAGGTGTGAGCTCACTGGGgccagttgcattgtgggaaacggAGGCTGCAGCGTTACGTTGATTAACGCCTTGTAATCGtcacatgacttttttttattttattttgtttcctgGCTTTTCTTTCCTTGCAGGCGGCCATCTTGAGCCCGATGAGACGGTAAATCAGTTCTTCTCCTCAGTTCTTCTCCTCATATAAAGTATCCCGCCAGAATAAAAGCTTGTTGTTTCCTGAAGCTGCTGGAAGCCGGCCTCCgggagctgaaggaggagacTGGACTGGAGCTGGAACCGGAGGGAGTGTCTCCAAAGATACTGGGACTCTGGGAggtgagacagacaggagacacgaGAGGACGAAGTATTCCGGTCCTTTATGGTAGTaaaagtactaataccacactGTATGGATGCTATTACATTCAGTAGAGTAAAAATCCTTAAACAGCTTTAATGAATGTACTAGTGGTGACAAAAGACACAGTCTGTCTTCCTACTGTCTTCTCGTCCTCTGATCCTCTTGTCCTCCCATCCTTTTGTCTTCATGTCTAATCCTGTCCTCTTCTCGTCCTATCATTGTCATGTCCTCATGTCTTCCTGCCCTCTTGTCCTCTCATCCTCTTTGCCCTCATGTCTTGTCCTCTCGTCCCGTCAGTCGGTGTATCCTCCCATGCTGTCCAGAGGTCTCCCTCAGAGACATCACATTGTGGTCtacatgctgctgctgtctcGTCTGTCTCACCTGCAGCTTCAGGTGAGTTGAGCCTGGTCCCTGTCCTCGGTCCGTCCATCAGAGGACGTTAAGTCATCCGATTTGTGTCCTCTGCTCGTCTCCAGGCGTCTCTGAGCCCGTCTCCCGCTGAGGTCAGCGCCTGTTTGTGGGCCGACAGGCGGCTGGTGGGGGTCGTGGTGTCCTCAGTGGACGCAGAGGACGGACACGTCCCACTGCAGGGCAGTGTCAGGTAGGACACCCGTTGTATTGTATAATATTAATGATTATGAGAACCATAACAATCATAGTAAAGACAATAATTATTATGATCAGAGTTAAAGCTGTGTCccccgtgacctttgacctcccgcTGTGTCCCCAGTGTGTCTCAGGTGTCCTCCGATGGAGCTCTGAGCGAGGCCGCTGTGCCTCTGGAGGTTCTGGTGGGCCGGGcgccggcctgcgggccggacGTGGAGCGGGTCAGCACCGGGACCAAGTTCGCCCTGGAGCTGTGGCTGAAGAGCCTGGAGGACAtacgacctctgacccctgacccctaaCGAACAGCATCTCCTTTACCTTTACAGAAGACAAAGCTGTAACGCCGGAggcctccagcagggggcggggaCACTGTGGAGAttcacattttccaaaataaaagctcacatTGTGTGTATATAGGTGGCTGATTCCTGTTTTTGTAAAAGTttatattttctaaataaataaatcaatgaccTTTTTCTCCACCAGAACCTAATTCCTGAAAATGGGGTTGAATGAATTGGAAATTATTtacttttggatttgttttgtaattagTATATATCAAAACTACTCTGCATATAATAACTAACTAGACTTAATAACTAGTAACACAGTTTGTATGTTATCAAATGGGTTGTCTCATTAAATATATAACCCTCAATATTCATTTCCAGTCTGCAAACAAATGCATCAgatttttcatatatatatatctatatatatatatatgtatatattagtattataattattatctcatttaaaaaagtcaGCATAGATCAATAATTTCATGTGAACCTGGATCAATGATTCTGATCTCATGAAGTATAAAATACTGACGGATTGTTTTGAGTGACTCACACATCCAGTAAAAGGATCTTAGTCCCGCCCACTTTCTTTGTGTCCCTATCAGCTCCATCACTCTGTGACCGGGGCCCTTTCTCTGttgaagcccatttccgccacaaaaataAGAAGggtaagaaagtcgaaattatgacttaagaaagtcgaaactATAGAACTATACGTTAGCAAGACCgtctgacgtggtgacgtcatcgagtcagctgctgttccaattgcggaaatgacggGTCTCTGTTCTCATGTGAGTCAGGACTAACGAGTCtcttctcgccgtctcaggtgtTGAGAAAGAACCGGGAGACAAAACAACGAACCACGCTTTGTTTGGTCGTAAAATCTtagaaaatattatattttatggtGACATTTTTTGTAGAAGCtctgaaaatatttaatcaaaagatgtcatgaaaaaaagtcaaaaatatacttatttatttgtaacttacatttttttttttttaaattaaaattccttctttcctttatttttaaattgtttattctatatCCCCCATAgcctgtattttattttctaaatgtttaaatagaACACTATCTTGCACTAGATTGTCTCACAATGTGCCGTcaggcaccaaccgccaagttaaaaaaaattaatgaaatcaaaagaaattcaaatgaatcaccaaaataattcaaatataaCTATGAATGGATTATTTCTTTTTACTGACCATTCAACAGAAGTTTCAGCTTTATGGATCatcattttccagcaggacttgacacctgcccacactgccaaaacctttctgagattttgaatttggggttttcataagctgtatgccataatcatccaaaattatatcaaattaaaggcttgaaatatcttactttgcttgtaatgagtctatataatatattagtttcaccttttaagttgaattactgaaataaatgaacttttgcacgatgttctaatttttcgagtttcacctgtattagTGAGGGTTTTGTGAAAAGTGTCTTTTGTAACCAGAAAAGCAAAATTTGTTGCAATCCCTCCAtcgtttattttattgtatttttaaatacgAAGCCTCATGGTGCTTTAACCACAATATGAAACAGCTGTGAGATGAATTGTAAATGAAGTTTGGTAAAATCAAAAAGGATTCAAATtcgttttaaaaaacaaaagaaatagtaTACCAGTATactatgtaaaataaaaatacaggaTTAGATGATGTCACGATTAATGGTTAACCACGTACGTCCCCGTCCTGTTCTTCATGGCTTTGTCCATTTCTTCCTGTAAGACATTAATCACACAATCAAAAACACCCAAAGATACAGAGACTAAGATAAGAGACCACATTGTTCATTCAAAAGTATTGTCTCAGCGTTTCATTGGACATTACAACCAAAGAAGAGCCAgaaaaactataaaataaaatatgagaaCATATGGACAACAGGACCAAGTGTCCATTAAATAATTCTGATATTACACAACCATCGGCCCCACGTTTCCTGTGTAAATGTTGACCGTGACGCCTTTAacacaaaaagatgaataatgaCTCTTTCAttaagtcaacacacacacgcccagaGAGAGATTCGCACACTCTGTCCTGTCTCTGAGTGAGTGTCCTAGTGGGGACATTTACTTTGtccatgtgtccatgtgtgcgGACATTCACTTGTCCCTTGTGAGgacaccctcccccccaaaatgtTCTCTGAGAGGAGAGACTCACATAGTTCCTCCTGCCGGGCCCGTCGAAGCGGGTGTGCGTGGTGTACAGAGGGACGCCGTCGTTGTTGCTCAGGTTGTTGTAGGGACTGAAGTGGCTGCTTCGTCCCCTGAAGCAGCAGAGCCACACCAGCTGCAGAAGACCAGCAAGCATTTTAAATGGTTCTGCTCTCAAAGACTGCTTCGTACACCTCAGAAAGACAATACAAGAGACACGTGATGTTTTTTCAGCCCGACTCACCAGTGCGACAATCAGCAAGAGCAGCGCCAGCAGAACCAGAGCCGCCAGGACCAGCAGAGCAATTCCCCAACCCGGTACCCCAACGCCACCACTGGATCCAGATGCTTCTGATGTGGTTCTACTGGGGGAGTTGGTAGTAGTAGTCTTGGATCCAGATGCTTCTGATGTGGTTGTACTGGGGGAGTTGGTAGTAGTAGTCTTGGATCTAGGTGCTTCTGATGTGGTTGTACTGGGGGAGTTGGTAGTAGTAGTCTTGGATCCAGATGCTTTTGATGTGGTTCTACTGGGGGAGTTGGTAGTAGTAGTCTTGGATCCAGATGCTTCTGATGTGGTTGTACTGGGGGAGTTGGTAGTAGTAGTCTTGGATCCAGATGCTTTTGATGTGGTTCTACTGGGGGAGTTGGTAGTAGTAGTCTTGGATCCAGATGCTTCTGATGTGGTTGTACTGGGGGAGTTGGTGGTAGTAGTCTTGGATCCAGATGCTTTTGATGTGGTTCTACTGGGGGAGTTGGTAGTAGTAGTCTTGGATCCAGATGCTTCTGATGTGGTTGTACTGGGGGAGTTGGTAGTAGTAGTCTTGGATCCAGATGCTTCTGATGTGGTTGTACTGGGGGAGTTGGTAGTAGTAGTCTTGGATCCAGATGCTTCTGATGTGGTTGTACTGGGGGGGTTGGTAGAAGAACTGTTGGATCCAGATGCTTCTGATGTGGTTGTACTGGGGGGGTTGGTAGAAGAACTGTTGGATCCAGATGCTTCTGATGTGGTTGTACTGGGGGGGTTGGTAGAAGAACTGTTGGATCCAGGTGCTTCTGATGTGGTTGTACTGGGGGGGTTGGTAGAAGAACTGTTGGATCCAGATGCTTCTGATGTGGTTGTACTGGGGGGGTTGGTAGA is drawn from Pungitius pungitius chromosome 11, fPunPun2.1, whole genome shotgun sequence and contains these coding sequences:
- the nudt17 gene encoding nucleoside diphosphate-linked moiety X motif 17; translated protein: MDKVRRVLVHVCKDQSAPQRAQFVQSVTGHFSDGGDDEVEVSCSLDRRQFVLSRGAGGRGTPLKRPAFCPIKHLSVTQSAAIPLDVQRRGVDVGVAIILQTANRRVLLTRRAKELRIFPNVWVPPGGHLEPDETLLEAGLRELKEETGLELEPEGVSPKILGLWESVYPPMLSRGLPQRHHIVVYMLLLSRLSHLQLQASLSPSPAEVSACLWADRRLVGVVVSSVDAEDGHVPLQGSVSVSQVSSDGALSEAAVPLEVLVGRAPACGPDVERVSTGTKFALELWLKSLEDIRPLTPDP